A genome region from Anopheles stephensi strain Indian chromosome 2, UCI_ANSTEP_V1.0, whole genome shotgun sequence includes the following:
- the LOC118507806 gene encoding sodium-independent sulfate anion transporter-like yields MNLEVMDTAQDDAPADSRSRESLDHREDFPNLRQLIGRHFANLWTKETALRRLPVLQWAPTYRLSSLLSDAIAGITVGLTSIPQSIAYATVANLEPQYGLYSNFMGSFVYGFLGSVKEITVAPTAVIALMVQQPVLDLGPAGAILLSFLSGCIMLLLGCFNFGFVVQFISMPVITGFITAAAITIISSQLKSLMGIASSGKSSGFVDAWVNLYENIGETRLWDSVLGFSSLALLILLTLVKGRGHGRWKVFTKYLCLLRNAMIVLSGGLIAYICSTQEVYPFKLTGKVASGLPSLELPPFETDHNGKHYDFIDMIRTLGSSVISVPLISILEIVSIGKAFSRGRLVDATQEMLSLGCCNVASSFVSSIPTTASFARSAINSSSGVVTPFGGVFTGVLVLLALGLLTDYFYFIPKTTLAAVIIAAMIFIIEYRAVAEMWRIKRIDIVPFLATVVSCLFLGLEIGIVVGIAVNLCFPLYLASRPRITHRVMNINEMTVLIVRPDSDLAFSSAEYFREKILKLVNCTLPQVVLIDGEWVKFVDSTVVRNLSSTVSDIRQQERHVLLWRWDKNVRSALYRFKKRKFMPLLKNEETAEMVIENWKPGYSNESYVNIV; encoded by the exons ATGAACTTAGAGGTGATGGACACGGCACAAGACGATGCGCCAGCAGACTCTAGGAGCCGGG AAAGCTTGGATCATCGGGAAGATTTTCCCAACCTCCGACAACTGATCGGCCGTCACTTTGCTAATCTTTGGACCAAAGAAACCGCCCTTCGCCGGTTGCCCGTTCTACAGTGGGCGCCAACTTACCGGCTTAGCAGTCTCCTGTCGGATGCAATCGCTGGCATCACGGTTGGACTTACCTCTATACCGCAAAGCATCGCTTACGCCACCGTGGCGAATCTGGAACCACAGTATGGGCTGTATTCCAACTTCATGGGATCGTTTGTGTACGGGTTCCTCGGATCAGTCAAAGAGATCACCGTTGCTCCGACGGCCGTTATAGCGTTGATGGTACAGCAGCCGGTGCTAGATCTGGGCCCCGCCGGTGCCATTTTGTTGTCTTTCTTATCTGGCTGtatcatgctgctgctgggatgTTTCAACTTTGGATTCGTGGTACAATTCATATCAATGCCGGTGATCACGGGTTTTATTACTGCAGCTGCCAtaaccatcatcagcagtcAGCTGAAATCACTGATGGGCATAGCTTCTTCGGGAAAATCTTCCGGCTTTGTGGATGCGTGGGTCAACCTGTACGAAAACATTGGCGAAACTCGGCTGTGGGACTCGGTGTTAGGATTTAGCTCACTTGCTCTGCTCATCCTTTTGACG CTCGTTAAAGGACGCGGCCACGGCAGATGGAAAGTATTCACGAAATATCTTTGCCTGTTAAGAAACGCTATGATCGTGCTAAGTGGAGGGTTGATAGCTTACATTTGCAGTACACAAGAAGTTTACCCATTCAAGCTGACCGGCAAGGTAGCGTCAGGATTACCGTCGTTGGAGCTGCCTCCATTTGAAACCGACCACAATGGGAAGCATTACGACTTTATCGACATGATACGCACACTTGGTTCGTCCGTGATTTCCGTGCCACTGATATCGATCCTGGAGATCGTTTCCATCGGCAAAGCGTTCTCACGTGGAAGGCTAGTGGACGCGACGCAAGAAATGCTTTCGCTTGGATGCTGTAATGTGGCCAGTTCGTTTGTGTCCTCAATACCGACCACGGCTTCGTTCGCCAGATCAGcgatcaacagcagcagcggagtGGTTACACCGTTTGGTGGAGTGTTTACGGGCGTACTGGTGTTACTGGCGCTCGGGCTACTGACGGACTATTTCTACTTCATTCCCAAAACTACGCTCGCTGCGGTCATTATTGCAGCAATGATATTCATCATTGAGTATAGGGCGGTCGCGGAAATGTGGCGCATAAAGCGAATCGACATCGTACCGTTTTTGGCCACAGTGGTATCGTGCCTATTTTTGGGACTAGAAATTGGTATCGTAGTCGGAATAGCTGTAAATCTATGCTTTCCGCTGTACCTAGCATCTCGTCCGCGCATTACTCATCGTGTAATGAAT ATCAACGAAATGACGGTACTGATTGTTCGTCCCGATAGTGACCTAGCATTCTCGTCAGCTGAATACTTCCGCGAGAAGATACTTAAGCTAGTGAACTGCACCTTACCACAGGTAGTGCTTATCGACGGCGAATGGGTAAAGTTTGTGGATAGTACGGTGGTTCGGAATTTATCCAGCACGGTGAGCGACATAAGACAGCAAGAACGACACGTGCTGCTTTGGCGATGGGATAAGAACGTTCGTAGTGCTCTGTATCGGTTTAAAAAACGCAAATTTATGCCGCTGTTGAAGAATGAAGAGACCGCGGAAATGGTCATCGAGAACTGGAAGCCAGGATATTCGAACGAATCGTACGTGAATATTGTTTAG
- the LOC118507812 gene encoding zinc finger protein 26-like isoform X1: MEPTSQTKGSSESELREDVPNDNPETYCRLCFSETNVHPLFPQHGGLIREMTEKIRRCAGIHISVRDDYPAGLCFACLSILDEIHQFQQRSKHCDEIIRTKRGLLEQITVKVEMTEEDGVHFVPPGGGSCTGLGASEDYTNDDCLTESSIIAEAITSLNGIGELMGAFHNSTDPSSTSLLLKTEVEGSAGSKDHRCMVCSKLFPDREAWMIHLAEHADERPYQCMECLAQFREKRSLARHMKAVHEEVRDRQCPYCPKSFKYSHHLRYHIRTHTGEKPYVCEICNDCFSQHIQWKRHMAKHQQVRKPPPPPPPVAVAPRSTPAEEPKTIKCEFCPRVFSRLQDYRRHQPSHNAHNLNLSSLQHHAQLHHLQQQQHQPSLQQNNIILQHPQLAPHVQPQDNLAHLGTQLAQRE; encoded by the exons ATGGAACCGACGTCACAGACGAAAGGCAGTTCCGAGTCCGAGCTACGGGAAGACGT ACCGAACGATAACCCCGAGACGTACTGTCGACTATGTTTCTCCGAAACCAATGTGCATCCTCTCTTCCCACAGCATGGAGGGCTGATACGGGAAATGACGGAAAAGATAAGACGATGCGCCGGCATACATATCAGTGTGCGGGACGACTATCCGGCTGGATTATGCTTTGCGTGCCTATCGATACTCGACGAAATCCACCAGTTTCAGCAGCGAAGTAAACACTGTGACGAAATCATCCGAACGAAGCGTGGTCTGCTGGAGCAAATAACGGTGAAGGTGGAAATGACTGAGGAGGACGGTGTACACTTTGTCCCCCCTGGCGGAGGAAGCTGTACCGGTCTGGGAGCTAGTGAAGACTACACCAATGACGATTGTCTTACCGAGAGCAGTATTATTGCGGAAGCTATTACCAGTTTGAACGGAATTGGCGAACTGATGGGAGCATTTCACAACAGTACCGACCCGTCGTCCACATCGCTGCTGTTAAAAACCGAGGTAGAAGGTAGTGCCGGTAGTAAGGACCATCGGTGTATGGTATGCAGCAAGCTTTTCCCGGATCGCGAAGCATGGATGATCCATTTGGCGGAGCATGCCGACGAACGGCCCTACCAGTGCATGGAGTGTTTGGCACAGTTTCGCGAGAAGCGATCCCTAGCCAGACACATGAAAGCCGTACACGAGGAAGTGCGCGATCGCCAGTGCCCATACTGTCCTAAGTCATTCAAGTACAGCCATCATCTGCGATACCACATACGAACGCATACGGGAGAGAAACCGTACGTCTGCGAGATATGCAACGATTGCTTTTCGCAGCACATACAGTGGAAACGGCATATGGCAAAGCACCAGCAGGTACGGAAACccccgccaccgccaccgccagtTGCCGTTGCACCGCGAAGCACTCCTGCCGAAgaaccaaaaacaatcaaatgtGAATTTTGTCCCCGGGTGTTCTCGCGCCTGCAAGACTACCGGAGGCACCAACCGAGCCATAATGCACACAACCTTAATTTAAGCTCTTTGCAGCACCATGCACAACTACATCacctgcaacaacagcagcaccaaccaAGTTTACAGCAAAACAATATAATACTTCAGCACCCGCAACTAGCGCCTCACGTACAACCTCAAGACAACCTCGCACATCTAGGCACGCAATTAGCGCAAAGAGAATAG
- the LOC118507812 gene encoding zinc finger protein 287-like isoform X2 — MTEKIRRCAGIHISVRDDYPAGLCFACLSILDEIHQFQQRSKHCDEIIRTKRGLLEQITVKVEMTEEDGVHFVPPGGGSCTGLGASEDYTNDDCLTESSIIAEAITSLNGIGELMGAFHNSTDPSSTSLLLKTEVEGSAGSKDHRCMVCSKLFPDREAWMIHLAEHADERPYQCMECLAQFREKRSLARHMKAVHEEVRDRQCPYCPKSFKYSHHLRYHIRTHTGEKPYVCEICNDCFSQHIQWKRHMAKHQQVRKPPPPPPPVAVAPRSTPAEEPKTIKCEFCPRVFSRLQDYRRHQPSHNAHNLNLSSLQHHAQLHHLQQQQHQPSLQQNNIILQHPQLAPHVQPQDNLAHLGTQLAQRE; from the coding sequence ATGACGGAAAAGATAAGACGATGCGCCGGCATACATATCAGTGTGCGGGACGACTATCCGGCTGGATTATGCTTTGCGTGCCTATCGATACTCGACGAAATCCACCAGTTTCAGCAGCGAAGTAAACACTGTGACGAAATCATCCGAACGAAGCGTGGTCTGCTGGAGCAAATAACGGTGAAGGTGGAAATGACTGAGGAGGACGGTGTACACTTTGTCCCCCCTGGCGGAGGAAGCTGTACCGGTCTGGGAGCTAGTGAAGACTACACCAATGACGATTGTCTTACCGAGAGCAGTATTATTGCGGAAGCTATTACCAGTTTGAACGGAATTGGCGAACTGATGGGAGCATTTCACAACAGTACCGACCCGTCGTCCACATCGCTGCTGTTAAAAACCGAGGTAGAAGGTAGTGCCGGTAGTAAGGACCATCGGTGTATGGTATGCAGCAAGCTTTTCCCGGATCGCGAAGCATGGATGATCCATTTGGCGGAGCATGCCGACGAACGGCCCTACCAGTGCATGGAGTGTTTGGCACAGTTTCGCGAGAAGCGATCCCTAGCCAGACACATGAAAGCCGTACACGAGGAAGTGCGCGATCGCCAGTGCCCATACTGTCCTAAGTCATTCAAGTACAGCCATCATCTGCGATACCACATACGAACGCATACGGGAGAGAAACCGTACGTCTGCGAGATATGCAACGATTGCTTTTCGCAGCACATACAGTGGAAACGGCATATGGCAAAGCACCAGCAGGTACGGAAACccccgccaccgccaccgccagtTGCCGTTGCACCGCGAAGCACTCCTGCCGAAgaaccaaaaacaatcaaatgtGAATTTTGTCCCCGGGTGTTCTCGCGCCTGCAAGACTACCGGAGGCACCAACCGAGCCATAATGCACACAACCTTAATTTAAGCTCTTTGCAGCACCATGCACAACTACATCacctgcaacaacagcagcaccaaccaAGTTTACAGCAAAACAATATAATACTTCAGCACCCGCAACTAGCGCCTCACGTACAACCTCAAGACAACCTCGCACATCTAGGCACGCAATTAGCGCAAAGAGAATAG
- the LOC118507804 gene encoding sodium-independent sulfate anion transporter-like isoform X1 — translation MFDSELSHKTEASCMTISELIEHKQKQRNDNVTDGEDDCREKFPSVGPMLTSKLEGFCDRKFLLKRLPILQWLPEYEVNYLVEDIVAGLSVGLTVIPQGIAFAVMANLEPQYGLYSAFMGCFVYCVFGSCKDLTIGPTAIMALMVQVYVGSLGADFAILLTFLTGCIILMFGLLNLGFLVQFISMPVTAGFTSAAAITIASGQVKSLLGLPGRSNEFVDSWVNVYRHIGETKVWDAALGVVTICVLLVLRSLRGKWSGVGKYLALSRNAVVVIGGAALAYYFSTVGSAPFSLTGAVTPGLPPVGLPPFTTVLQNQTLTFSEMTFKLGSSIIALPLIAILETIAIVKAFSKGKSIDATQELVALGMCNIFGSFVSSMPITGSFTRTAVNNNSGVRTPLGGLATGILVLLSLGLFTDTFYFIPKSVLAAVMIAAMFFMIEFHAAVEIWRTKKVDIIPFVVTLVSCLLLGLEYGMLIGIALNVCFVLYMTSRPRIDQALLRTRSGVEAMVVKPDQSLIYSSIEYLKHEVVNITDKTQVATVIIDGSNVSYVDSTAAKIFSTLVEELALRGCTVLLWNWNRSVKCTMIRLNREQFYPLFKHGGLERLDKEVCSESVP, via the exons ATGTTTGACAGCGAGCTGAGCCACAAAACGGAAGCGAGTTGCATGACGATATCGGAACTGATagaacacaaacaaaagcaacgcAATG ACAATGTGACCGATGGGGAAGACGACTGCAGGGAAAAGTTTCCCTCGGTCGGCCCAATGCTGACATCGAAGCTGGAAGGCTTTTGCGACCGAAAGTTTCTACTGAAACGACTACCGATACTGCAGTGGTTGCCCGAGTATGAAGTCAACTATCTTGTGGAGGACATCGTGGCAGGACTTTCCGTGGGCTTAACCGTGATACCGCAAGGAATTGCCTTCGCCGTGATGGCAAACCTGGAACCGCAGTACGGGCTGTATTCGGCGTTTATGGGCTGCTTCGTGTACTGTGTGTTTGGCAGCTGTAAGGATCTTACCATTGGTCCGACGGCCATCATGGCACTGATGGTGCAGGTGTATGTCGGCAGTCTTGGAGCTGACTTTGCCATTTTGCTGACATTCTTGACCGGTTGTATTATCCTGATGTTTGGCCTGCTGAACTTAG GATTTTTGGTGCAGTTCATATCGATGCCTGTCACTGCCGGTTTCACGTCTGCCGCCGCCATTACGATTGCAAGCGGACAGGTAAAATCGCTGCTGGGACTGCCAGGACGCTCGAACGAATTTGTCGACTCGTGGGTCAACGTGTACCGACACATCGGCGAAACGAAGGTGTGGGATGCTGCACTGGGAGTGGTAACGATATGTGTGCTCTTAGTGCTGCGAAGCTTGCGAGGCAAGTGGTCCGGGGTAGGTAAGTATCTTGCCCTCTCGCGAAATGCGGTCGTCGTCATTGGAGGTGCCGCATTGGCATATTACTTTTCCACCGTGGGAAGCGCACCTTTCTCCTTGACCG GTGCGGTAACGCCGGGTCTACCACCAGTAGGACTACCCCCGTTCACGACGGTACTGCAGAACCAAACGCTCACATTCAGTGAAATGACATTCAAGCTCGGCTCATCGATCATAGCGCTTCCGCTGATCGCAATCCTGGAGACGATCGCCATCGTAAAAGCTTTCTCCAAGGGTAAATCCATCGATGCAACACAGGAATTGGTCGCTCTCGGTATGTGCAACATTTTCGGCTCGTTCGTATCGTCCATGCCGATTACGGGCTCGTTCACCAGGACGGCGGTGAACAATAACAGCGGTGTAAGGACACCGCTCGGTGGCCTAGCGACCGGCATACTGGTGTTGCTATCCCTAGGACTTTTTACCGACACGTTCTActtcataccaaagtccgtgCTAGCCGCTGTAATGATAGCAGCAATGTTTTTCATGATCGAGTTTCACGCCGCCGTAGAAATTTGGCGCACGAAGAAGGTTGACATCATACCGTTCGTTGTGACGCTGGTGTCGTGTCTGCTGCTGGGGTTGGAGTACGGAATGCTGATCGGTATCGCGCTGAACGTCTGCTTCGTGCTGTACATGACGTCACGGCCCAGGATTGATCAGGCGCTGCTTCGCACGCGATCCGGCGTTGAGGCCATGGTCGTGAAACCGGATCAGAGCCTTATCTACTCGTCCATCGAGTACCTGAAGCATGAGGTAGTGAACATTACGGATAAGACTCAAGTGGCCACCGTGATAATCGATGGTAGCAATGTCAGCTACGTCGATTCCACGGCCGCCAAAATCTTTTCAACCCTCGTCGAAGAGTTGGCCCTCCGAGGGTGTACGGTACTGCTGTGGAACTGGAATCGGTCTGTTAAGTGCACCATGATACGGTTGAACAGGGAGCAATTTTACCCACTGTTTAAGCATGGCGGTCTGGAGCGGCTAGACAAGGAGGTATGTAGTGAAAGTGTACCGTAG
- the LOC118507804 gene encoding sodium-independent sulfate anion transporter-like isoform X2, with product MADEKEKPLLKPIPNARDNVTDGEDDCREKFPSVGPMLTSKLEGFCDRKFLLKRLPILQWLPEYEVNYLVEDIVAGLSVGLTVIPQGIAFAVMANLEPQYGLYSAFMGCFVYCVFGSCKDLTIGPTAIMALMVQVYVGSLGADFAILLTFLTGCIILMFGLLNLGFLVQFISMPVTAGFTSAAAITIASGQVKSLLGLPGRSNEFVDSWVNVYRHIGETKVWDAALGVVTICVLLVLRSLRGKWSGVGKYLALSRNAVVVIGGAALAYYFSTVGSAPFSLTGAVTPGLPPVGLPPFTTVLQNQTLTFSEMTFKLGSSIIALPLIAILETIAIVKAFSKGKSIDATQELVALGMCNIFGSFVSSMPITGSFTRTAVNNNSGVRTPLGGLATGILVLLSLGLFTDTFYFIPKSVLAAVMIAAMFFMIEFHAAVEIWRTKKVDIIPFVVTLVSCLLLGLEYGMLIGIALNVCFVLYMTSRPRIDQALLRTRSGVEAMVVKPDQSLIYSSIEYLKHEVVNITDKTQVATVIIDGSNVSYVDSTAAKIFSTLVEELALRGCTVLLWNWNRSVKCTMIRLNREQFYPLFKHGGLERLDKEVCSESVP from the exons ATGGCagacgaaaaggaaaaaccgttATTGAAACCAATACCCAACGCACGAG ACAATGTGACCGATGGGGAAGACGACTGCAGGGAAAAGTTTCCCTCGGTCGGCCCAATGCTGACATCGAAGCTGGAAGGCTTTTGCGACCGAAAGTTTCTACTGAAACGACTACCGATACTGCAGTGGTTGCCCGAGTATGAAGTCAACTATCTTGTGGAGGACATCGTGGCAGGACTTTCCGTGGGCTTAACCGTGATACCGCAAGGAATTGCCTTCGCCGTGATGGCAAACCTGGAACCGCAGTACGGGCTGTATTCGGCGTTTATGGGCTGCTTCGTGTACTGTGTGTTTGGCAGCTGTAAGGATCTTACCATTGGTCCGACGGCCATCATGGCACTGATGGTGCAGGTGTATGTCGGCAGTCTTGGAGCTGACTTTGCCATTTTGCTGACATTCTTGACCGGTTGTATTATCCTGATGTTTGGCCTGCTGAACTTAG GATTTTTGGTGCAGTTCATATCGATGCCTGTCACTGCCGGTTTCACGTCTGCCGCCGCCATTACGATTGCAAGCGGACAGGTAAAATCGCTGCTGGGACTGCCAGGACGCTCGAACGAATTTGTCGACTCGTGGGTCAACGTGTACCGACACATCGGCGAAACGAAGGTGTGGGATGCTGCACTGGGAGTGGTAACGATATGTGTGCTCTTAGTGCTGCGAAGCTTGCGAGGCAAGTGGTCCGGGGTAGGTAAGTATCTTGCCCTCTCGCGAAATGCGGTCGTCGTCATTGGAGGTGCCGCATTGGCATATTACTTTTCCACCGTGGGAAGCGCACCTTTCTCCTTGACCG GTGCGGTAACGCCGGGTCTACCACCAGTAGGACTACCCCCGTTCACGACGGTACTGCAGAACCAAACGCTCACATTCAGTGAAATGACATTCAAGCTCGGCTCATCGATCATAGCGCTTCCGCTGATCGCAATCCTGGAGACGATCGCCATCGTAAAAGCTTTCTCCAAGGGTAAATCCATCGATGCAACACAGGAATTGGTCGCTCTCGGTATGTGCAACATTTTCGGCTCGTTCGTATCGTCCATGCCGATTACGGGCTCGTTCACCAGGACGGCGGTGAACAATAACAGCGGTGTAAGGACACCGCTCGGTGGCCTAGCGACCGGCATACTGGTGTTGCTATCCCTAGGACTTTTTACCGACACGTTCTActtcataccaaagtccgtgCTAGCCGCTGTAATGATAGCAGCAATGTTTTTCATGATCGAGTTTCACGCCGCCGTAGAAATTTGGCGCACGAAGAAGGTTGACATCATACCGTTCGTTGTGACGCTGGTGTCGTGTCTGCTGCTGGGGTTGGAGTACGGAATGCTGATCGGTATCGCGCTGAACGTCTGCTTCGTGCTGTACATGACGTCACGGCCCAGGATTGATCAGGCGCTGCTTCGCACGCGATCCGGCGTTGAGGCCATGGTCGTGAAACCGGATCAGAGCCTTATCTACTCGTCCATCGAGTACCTGAAGCATGAGGTAGTGAACATTACGGATAAGACTCAAGTGGCCACCGTGATAATCGATGGTAGCAATGTCAGCTACGTCGATTCCACGGCCGCCAAAATCTTTTCAACCCTCGTCGAAGAGTTGGCCCTCCGAGGGTGTACGGTACTGCTGTGGAACTGGAATCGGTCTGTTAAGTGCACCATGATACGGTTGAACAGGGAGCAATTTTACCCACTGTTTAAGCATGGCGGTCTGGAGCGGCTAGACAAGGAGGTATGTAGTGAAAGTGTACCGTAG
- the LOC118507808 gene encoding sodium-independent sulfate anion transporter-like: MQSTLNMPQDSKSNDDDISESFPHLGQLLSTCSHGFFTRKQLFKRLPVLQWLPAYKLEYLVDDIVAGLSVALTVIPQGIAYAAIANLDPQYGLYSSFMGCFVYFILGSCKDVTIGPTAIMALMVQAHVGNTGVEFAILSAFVTGCMILLLGVLNIGFLVQFISFPVTAGFTSAAAITIASGQMKSLLGIPGQSNEFLDSWINVFEHWRDIRLWDCVLGVSTIVVLLILMQMKNIKGSNCWRIVGRYITLSRNAIAVISGSLLAYVLSDVGNVQPFLLTGNVTPGLPPFQPPPFTTTLHGRAYSFSEMIAELGSSLITLPLIAVLESIAIAKAFSKGKAIDATQEMIALGISNILGSFVSSMPVTGSFTRSAVNNNSGVRTQLGGITTGVVVLLALGLLTESFYYIPKSTLAGVIIAAMLFMVEFHAAAEIWRTKRVDIIPMISTLIACLLLGLEYGMLVGIGINICFVLYQISRPIVIPLHLTIEGKDVLILQVDQGLVYSAAEYLKHFVLKQATKQADAIIVLDGSHISSVDTTVAKVLVNMVQDMRDTDRRIVFWKWNRSAQCTLLRMERELFQNLFRNEDKLDAIIKEGFTHQPITVKVDV; this comes from the exons ATGCAATCAACGCTCAATATGCCCCAGGATAGCAAATCAAACG ATGACGATATAAGTGAAAGTTTTCCGCATCTCGGCCAACTGCTGTCAACCTGTAGTCATGGATTTTTCACCCGTAAGCAATTGTTCAAGCGGTTACCCGTACTCCAATGGCTACCGGCGTACAAGTTGGAGTATCTCGTGGATGATATTGTGGCCGGACTTTCAGTCGCATTGACGGTTATACCTCAAGGTATTGCTTATGCCGCTATTGCAAACCTAGATCCCCAGTACGGGCTGTATTCGTCGTTTATGGGATGCTTCGTGTACTTCATTCTGGGCAGCTGTAAAGATGTGACCATTGGGCCAACGGCAATAATGGCTCTCATGGTTCAAGCTCACGTAGGAAACACGGGAGTGGAGTTTGCCATACTGTCCGCGTTCGTCACCGGCTGCATGATTCTTCTGCTCGGCGTACTTAACATCGGATTCCTCGTACAGTTCATATCGTTTCCAGTGACGGCTGGATTCACGTCTGCCGCGGCAATAACGATCGCAAGCGGGCAGATGAAATCTCTGCTTGGCATTCCGGGCCAATCGAACGAATTTTTAGACTCCTGGATCAATGTGTTCGAGCACTGGCGCGATATCCGACTGTGGGACTGTGTGCTGGGCGTGTCCACCATCGTCGTTCTTCTAATCCTGATGCAAATGAAGAACATCAAAGGCAGCAACTGCTGGCGCATCGTTGGGAGGTACATCACCCTCTCCAGGAATGCAATAGCTGTGATAAGTGGATCGCTGTTGGCTTACGTTCTGAGCGATGTAGGCAATGTGCAACCGTTTCTACTCACTGGAAACGTGACTCCGGGATTGCCACCCTTCCAACCACCACCGTTCACCACAACTCTGCACGGCCGAGCGTACAGTTTTTCGGAAATGATTGCTGAACTCGGCTCATCCCTCATAACGCTGCCACTAATCGCCGTGCTGGAATCGATCGCTATCGCGAAAGCGTTTTCGAAGGGCAAAGCTATCGACGCAACGCAAGAAATGATTGCTCTCGGCATCAGCAACATTCTCGGTTCTTTTGTGTCGTCCATGCCGGTAACAGGATCGTTCACACGCTCGGCGGTGAACAATAACAGTGGCGTTCGGACACAGCTCGGTGGCATAACGACGGGTGTGGTAGTCCTGCTGGCCCTTGGATTGCTCACCGAATCGTTCTACTACATCCCGAAATCGACCCTAGCAGGAGTGATCATAGCGGCCATGCTTTTCATGGTGGAATTTCATGCCGCAGCCGAAATTTGGCGCACGAAACGGGTGGACATTATTCCCATGATAAGTACGCTGATCGCTTGCCTACTGCTCGGCCTGGAGTATGGTATGCTGGTCGGCATTGGAATTAACATATGTTTTGTGCTGTATCAAATATCGCGCCCGATTGTCATTCCCCTTCATTTGACAATCGAAGGAAAGGACGTTCTAATTCTTCAAGTCGACCAAGGTTTAGTGTATTCGGCGGCCGAATATTTAAAACACTTCGTGCTCAAGCAAGCGACCAAACAGGCCGATGCGATTATCGTTCTGGATGGATCGCACATAAGTTCGGTTGATACTACGGTAGCTAAGGTACTGGTCAATATGGTGCAGGATATGCGAGATACTGACCGCAGGATAGTGTTTTGGAAATGGAACCGGTCAGCGCAATGCACACTGCTCAGAATGGAGAGAGAGTTGTTTCAGAACTTGTTTCGAAACGAAGATAAACTAGATGCAATCATCAAGGAAGGTTTTACACATCAGCCAATCACCGTTAAAGTTGATGTGTAG